The DNA region CCCATAAATGTagcaactcaaacaaagttcaaatcaatactaatgctaacaaaagaaattcaattcaatacttaGAATGACGAaagtgttggataattattttagttttacattggtttataataaaaatgcataacttagtttatctttttctttagtgcttagttatgtaattaatattagtacttattagctatacttattttagcatgacctatatagtatttttagattatgttaatttttattatggcttattaattagcaatatttattttatgtataatgccatgacttatctcatattattgtgttagttccttggaaaatacattatatagttatattttactaggacttaagaaatatttggagcacaagttacatattttatgctatgaagactttaccggaaaaaatccgaaaacccgaaaaccccgagaaaaatcgagattgaaaaacccaactttgttggtttggtttggtttataaatttaaaaacccgacaccattggtttgatttgataattgaaaaatccgaaccaacccgatctATGTACACTACATAACTATATAACTATTTTCAGTTATTACCGTTCTTCGAAAGTAATTACTCTAGAGGCTAGTACATATTCTCTGTAACTTGCTGTGGATCGCCAATCAACATTTATGAGACTATTTGTGACACAGAggtccgggggggggggggttgataTCCCTACAGGAAGTGCACATGCTAAGAGCCTGATTCTAGAGTAACGAATCTGAGCTCGGTTGTACCTTGATATATGAGATAGTGAAATAATAGAGGTGTGCGCAAGCTGACAATGAGGCAACTCGTTCTTGAGCCTCGACCTCCAGCTATGCTTGAACTCCAATACTCCTTCCCCTAAGGTACTTAGCCAAATTGAATTAGAATCTTCCAAGTTCGTATACCAACTGCCATAGGCAACAACTGCATTTGGTATTACACTTATTTTCTGAAGATGAGCCCTTCCGGCTCAAGCAAATTAAATTTGAATGACAACGGAATAATACCAATGATTGACAATTATTATTATCTGTACCATgccaaaattttcacaaaaaaaaaaagggggggggggggggggggggagaatgtaatgatcctGCTACAATGAAGTATGTGGCAGTTGGCACAATGGTTATAGGTATTAAGATGAAGAGACATGTTCAAATCCCATTGAAGTATGATTGTGATGTATCAGAGAGTAGGTTATTCCTAATTGTGATGTAGTCATGTAACTATTGTAAATATACTCCTATCTCATGGCAAAAGAACAAATGAATGAATATATGTCTCGTATTTGTTTTTACTTCATGCAAGAAAGCGTCTCTTTTTGTACTTGTATATGTAAAAATCTTCAAAGCATAGCTCCATCTGATGTCAAAGGAACTGTATTAGTAACAATTGACTAAAATCTGTAGTAACAGAACCGTCCCGAAAGCAGGTACTGAGCATTTTAACATTTTTGATAGGCCCCTGAAAAGACTAGAAAATGAAAAGTAATAAGAAACTCAGATTTAAACTTCAAGCTTCAGAATCTTTGGCGATGAAGTGTCAGTTAGTTCGAAGGAATAGGCATCAGAGGAAAGGAATTGGcaagaaaagtatttcaagatggATATATTATGTTCCTGATAGCTTGCATTTGTTCTCTTCCTTTCGTCTTGAGAATAGACCCCTAAAACTTCTACTGCTTCTAATTACTAAGAAAAACTTTACACCTAAATCCTAATTCCACACTCTTTGAATAGTAAATGACCTTGAGCTGCACCAATGGGTAAAGCACCGGAAATCATAAGCTTTCTTCCATACTGGAACCAAATGGTGTCTCCTCGTGTTGAGAATTTTGAAGTTGAATATCAGGTACCGCCTCGACATCCTTGTCAGGCTTAAGAAGATTACAAAAAGAATCACGATAGGCTTATAAAGGAAACAAAAAAACTCTGCGATAGGAACCAAATGAATTGACCAGTACACTCGAGGGAGGAACTTACCTGCCATAGTTGCAAGAGACGCCAGAGCAAAAAATCTACTATCATAACTATGCAAAATATTTTCCCTGCCCAAGTGCCACATGTAAGGTACCTAGCAAAAGCTTTTCAGGAAAATTAACCTGGAAGTTTAATCAACTGCAAGAGACATTTATTCATCTGCAAATTATCAAATAGCTACGGAGCTGACTCAAGTTGGACAATCATTGCTCAATAAACGATTAAGAGGACAACCCGAAATCGATGTTCAACTGTCTTAAGGCCTACAAGTTTAAATATTGAATCTAGTATACATGCTTCCCCAAAGTCTGAGGACACCAGATGACCAGTCATGCTCAGTTGCCTCAAGGCCTACAAGTTGACATGTAAACTTAGTGTACTCTTTTATGCACAATCTAGGACATCAAAAGGAGGAAAAAAGAATCCAGAAAACTTTATGCTGCTACTCAATTATCTATCTTACTTGAACCACAAATTAGGCCCCAAAAAAACCTCAAAACCACCAGTCGGTTTTCTGCTCAAGTAATTTATTTAAGATTCTATACAATAATGACAACAAGGTCTTTCACTTCCAAAAGAGAAATAGCAtataattatttgatttttatcCATTCTCAATTTATTTCTCTAGGGTGATAACATGCATTGACAAACCATTATTTACCTTCAGTATAGTGGCATACCTTGACAATCGATCTAGCAAAGGTGGATTGGAGCATTTCAAAGCACGGTTGTATACAATTTCTGTCCTCCTGGCTACATCAGGCCAACTGTAAAGCTTTTTCATCTGGCAGTAGAACTGAATGTCAGTAAATAATATGATCGCATACCTTTTAGATATAACAAACTCGTATAACACTTTATCTCATTACAGTTTAAAATTGTACCCAAACCAACTCCCTGCTATTTTTGTTATCATAAATTCCGCCATAGGGTGAAACCACAAACAAATCGTGCCCTTTAACTATTATAATTTTTTGTTCACAACTTCAGCACTAAGAAAGTGCTGACAATGCTGTAAAGAGGTgagcaaaaacaaaaaacaaatccCTCTAGTATTCTTAGAGGGACTCTAGGAGAAATACCTACTACTAGGCACTTTTCATATTATCCTGTCATCACTGCTAAAGAAACCTTGAAATGAATCTAGTGTACTGCAAAATTTAGCAACTCCTGTCATCTCCCTGTCATTTAAACTTCTCCTAAATGTTACCCTACAAGCCTCATTAAATCTGCAATCAGCTACGGTGCATCCGGGCACTGTGCCAATGTAAACAGGTCTGGAAACTGATCTTCCAGAGGGCCATATCAAATCCAATTGTCGTGCCAAAAGAAAGTCTTTCTACCGTCGCCAACACAGATGCACGTGTTCTCTAAAGATTCAGGCCAAAGAGATTGTTTAATCCTCAGCTTTCCATTCTTTCTCAGACATCCTGTGCTAAGTCACCCTCTTTTCCTTCCCAAAAAAGAGGAGTACATTGTTATTTAAGCTTCTTAATGTTTGGAAGTGATGCTGCAGATGCCATGTCTTTTcccctctctttttctcttaaaCTTCTTAGATGTCTATTAAGTTTAACAGACTTGAAGCTGCTGACTAAAATATTCTTGTGCACCATCGCAACAGCCAACAAGTCCACAAACTGGATTCCTCTTCATAGAGAGTTCCATATAAATCTCATGAACTGTTGCAGATTCTACAGCTCACCATTGACACAACATGAACCTTTATTCCTTTTTACATGCACTCTTTCCTTTTTATTCTGTTAAAAAAGAATAACACCTTTGTATATTTGGAAAGTCTTTAACcttaaacttctcattttacaCCTGATGACATGCTTTTATAGCCACAAAAATGTCATGGAATGTTTTAAACCACAAGTTCTAAAGATGCTTTTGGCATGTGGTTATGCCCAGTCAAACACCACCATATAAAATGAAGCGGAGGGAGTAATTACAATGAGTATATCATTCACTAAGCATGCAAAGTTTTatcaaagaagatgaagaacCTCTGGAAAACCAATTAAAAAAACTATTGTCCCAATCAAGCACTATTTCTTCCtcttttaattttgtttcttttttttgggggggggggggggaggggataAATCATTTCtatatatttctttcttttccttcttaaaaaaaaattgtttttttggTTTGGGGGTGAGGGGAGGCAGTCAGAATGCTTCTAGCAGAGTgcggggggaggggaggggggagaTTGAATTGGAACCTTTTTTTGGATGAAGAGATTGACTTGGAAGATTTCCATGAAAGATTTGGGCTTAACCTCAATTTCCTTCAAATATCACTTATGATTAAAAGACTATTGTTACTTCTTAAGAGAGCAGATACCAAATAGCCCATGCTACCTTGCTAAGGAAAGACGACAAAAAAATAAGCAAAAGGAAATGTGGTACTAACACGATTGTGCATATCTTGTGGATCAATCTGGGGAAGCATATGTATAGCCCTTGTGATTGCGTGCACCATAGTTGTAGGATCTGGCGCAGCCAAAACAACCATATCATCTGGAAGCACCTGAAagagaagaagtaaaaaaaaaagataaaatagaagaACGAACAACTAACAAAGTAGAGGCAAGGAGATAGTAACTAGTCACGTAAAGAGAAATGAATCTTGGACGTGCCTCGGGAACACCTCCTACACGTGTACTGACTGTTAATAATCCGCAACTTGCAGCTTCCAATATAGCTATGCAAAATGCTTCTGTTAAAGAACTGGCACCAGTAATGCAAGAAACAGGAGCATAAATGTATAGGATTAGAAACGGGGAAGGTGGAAACTGGCTGTTGGTCAACCACAAATCAGACATACTTAAATATGCTTCAGATGTTATTCTTTTGCTTTCAGAGAAGAATGAATGGTGGAACAGGGAGTATTTGTCAGCAGTTATACATTTATATCGCTGTGAGCAGCGGAAGCTCAAATTATACGAAACTATCTTGTCTGCTAGACTGTATTTGACCTTAGCCAACGAGGTAGTGTAAGAattcaatattttctttttcttttgatgatTCTGGAAATAGATTGGAACAAATGAATCTGATTTAGCTAGTCATCTGAGACAAGTTCGAAAGGGCCACATAGCATTCATGGTTTTGATACTTtagtctcgcatttgcgactaatATAAAAATAATCAACTATGTGAAAAAGTCGATAACACTTGAAGGTCACGTACCTGTTCAAAAATATATGGCCAGTTATTAGTACAGACCGTACTTTAGCATGAGGGACAGCACCCAACATATCAACTCGGTCTTGAAGAGAGTGTTTTTCCCTCATTTCTTCCAAACGCACTCGTTTTGGTCCATCCCCTCCAACAATGAACCGAACCTTAGCAAATGCAGCCAAATCAGTTACCAAAAGTTCAGAATGCACAAACAAGGTCAAAATCCATAGACTAGTTTTTTTAACGGATCCCATGATGATGATGGAGAACACTTACATTGGGATGCAAACGACATACTTCAGGGATAACTTCAACAAGTAAATCCGCTCCTTTCCTATAAACTAATCTACttaacacaacaataacaatttcATCCCTGTTGAGTCGCTCAGGAGCAGGCTTAAACATGGCCGTGTCCACAGCATTCGGAATAACATAAACCTTTTCAGGCGGCAAACCAGACCTTAAAACCGTATTCTCTTTGCTTGTATGAGAAACACAGATAGCCTGAGTCACATCAGCTAGTGTAAATTGTAGTACCTTATTCATGTGAATGCTTCCAACATCCGCGAAGCCATAGAGAGAATGATCAGTAAATACAACTTTGTAACCCATGGTGCGAGCGTGCATTAGAGCTTCGTGACATAAGGTTGAGAACGCTTGATGTCCATGTACCAGCGATATTTTTTCCCTAATCAGAATTGTCCTAGTAATTGGAAGCGTCCCAAAGAAGGTCGGCAACGTGTTTTGCATGAGAAATGGCTTCCACGGGACATAATAAACTTTCAGGCCATTTGTCATATATCTTACACCAGAACGATTCTGATAAGCATGAGTCATAACTACCACCTGAAATTTACACAAAAGAACAACAAAAGGAATGAATTCATAAAAAGTATCTCATTATAACAAAATTAATCCCTTGTTAATAATATTCATTCAAGACCAATTTAAGAGAGGTGAGGTTGCTTGCTGACCTTGTGGCCTTCCTTAATCAAGCATTGTGATAGATAGTATATGTGATTCTCCACACCACCAAAATTGGGGTAGAAAAAATCAGAGACCATTAAGATTCTATGCTTTCCCGGTTCACCCATGATGACAGACCACTAAAGACACTCCTGCATCAGAGAAAACCATTCACACAACAATGtaagaaaaagggaaaatacataagttgacaCCAAAACCTATCTGAAAAAGCCAGTTTCACACTCACACATTACGGGGACCTCTTACCCCCTCACCTATCGGACCCAAAACCAGTCATATGTTGGGCAGTGAAATACACTCTCCACGTCACTCTCCACGTAACAAAACTTTCAAAAAGGAATTCATAAAATTTCCTTGGGGAGTGGGTAAGTGGGCTCCTTTCACTTGACTGGTTAGTTAGAAGTGATCCTTTTTTCGCACATCtccactctttttctctttcattGGATCATCCTTTAGAAATCAGTGCTGCATTATAGGCTTTGGATCTATGTTATAGCTTCCATTTCTTTGGTGAGGTTTTCAACTCACGTTGTTCAGTTTTAAGTTCAATTCTATTTAACAATACTAACAATACCCAAAGTGAGTACTGGCATTTTGAGTGACATGGAGTACACATGCGAAATGGTTGTCTGTATTTAaatctatataaaaaaaaaatattaagaaactttagatgtatttatacaaaatttgcacatatactATAGATGAACGATGAATGCAGTTATAATTTGAAGCTATTAACTTAAAATGTTCATTCACTTCTAGTTGCGTTGTAAGATCATGAATCATGTATTATACGATAATATAATGTATTGTTGAATTTTTACAATCTATGAACATGAAAGACAACATAAATGTGCAAACCTAGGGTAaagtaatttaataattttggaGTAGAAATATGGTTCTTACAATTCCACAATGCGTTGCTGCTCAGTAAGGTGAATTGTTCAATATGGTGCTGCATTTGAAGTCTTCGAGCCATAAATAGGTCGAATTTTTGCGCTAGATTTGGGTTGTATCAACTGTGAATTGACATTTGAATCTGAATTTGCTCTAAACCGATGAATTTCACCACAAAGGAAGCTCCGACCCGTTTTTGTGCCCCGTTTCCATTTCCCTGTGATCTCTTTGTTATTATAAAGATTAATAATTCAGGTGTCAATTCACAGGGACATATCCATTTTTTAGCTACTTATAATATTTATCACTTATTTAGGAGATTAGAAAACGATGCAGTGTTGTTTGTTCCTTTGCCAGGTTTGGGTCGTTTTAAATGAATTGATTTTTGAATTATAGTGAGAACTGAGAAGATTTGTATTGGTATTTTCGATTGTTTTGTTATGTTAACCCCAAAAAAATGTGTtggatagaaaaataataaatattagaaaataaattACTTTATCCTTTTTCTATGAACATCTGCTTTTTTTAATGTATCAAAATATACGTCCCTCTACCAATAATGTATTTATATAAATTTTCACTATTTGTTTTGGTAAATAAACTTTTTATTTATTACCAACAGGGACGTTTACAGCTCAATCAAAGCTTAAAATTCATAGATTTTTTATTATAAGGGTCTTTTGGTTCGAATACAAGTTATGCATGATTAATAGTCAAGTATTAATAATACAAAGATagtaatgtataaatattaaagtgAGAATTAGAAATGCatagattttattttttatttttactttattagataataatttttatatttatattcttaTTTCACATTctattttatataaataaaaaaaacgtaAATTTCAACATAAGTTATACGAATATTATTTTACGAGAAAATTAAATGAAGCTACTAAATAATGTCTATAATTGTGAGGAGTTTAGTGTGGTGATTAAACCTATTCTTCTAACAACCAAACGGCTCTAAAATGATACAAATATTTATAGTCAAAATATTTAAAGTACCAAAATTATTTGATACAATTATTCTTTTTTAGGTTGAGAAGTGTTATACTCTAGGTTGTTGGATTATCGTGATTAATATTCTACTCTCGATATAAGATTTAAGTATATGTATACCCAATGTTTGGTAACGTCAAAAGTCAATGTCATTATCATTTCTAGAATATCCAAAATCAAAATTGGAACAAATTTTTTATCCAAATCTATCAAAATTTGAATCAAATACATATCTTAacttatataatatttttaattacaAAATAATACTAAATAATTCAGGAATTATTTATATTATAATCCTAACATTTTTCCTACATAACTTCAATTAACCACCCTAAGTGGGAAAATAAAAAGGGGAAACCGATTTCGGGTTTATCGGCTTTTGTTCTTTTTCAAAAGGGATCAACCGCTCACCAACAAAAGATACTTCATATATACGCTACTGAATACTGGAAAGATTCACTTTCGCACCGACTCTTTTCTTTCCCTCTTTCATCTAAACCCAGTGAAGGTATGTCTGATGTCTCAGTTTTTTTATTATAGATTTATTCATCAGCTTTATCAATCCATTTATCAAATTAGATATTTTGGTATTCTCtggtctttttcttttttgcgaaaaattaaaaataaaattggagTACTTGTAGGTTGAATTTGTGCGATAATTGCACATTATGATCACACTGATGTTGTTTACATCACTTATGCTTGGATAATTCGAAATTATGGTTTTGAACTGTTGATAATTTGAGCATAATTAGTTAGGTGTTAAAGCTGTTCTTGTTAATTTTAGTGTTAATTTTatgaaagaaaatgaatttttactacggttgataatttttttttgggggggtgggggtggggggcgAGGTAAGGGAGGGGAtggtttgtttgttttcttgaaCCTGCTTTAAGTCGATTTATTGATAGCTAGATTGGgtactcttttttttaatcaatttgtTGGATCTGTTGTACTTTCTCCATTTGGGCTATTTTTGGGCTGCTTGGCCGTAGTACCATTGTTTTCTCTTTAGTCAGTTGGATATGTTTATAAGCATTGAAGTTGGGGATTTGGTAATAGTGCCCTTAATTGGATCTCAGAAGTGATTTCCCCCTCTTTTTCCAACTTCTATGGTTTGTCCCCCGGGGTGTTGGTCTAGTAGTAAGAGGCAACGCATGATGTGTAGATTAGGCGCACATCACTGGTTCGAACAAAAGcatggtatttaagtggagaagccGTGCGTCACCTGTCCTCGGGGATTTTTCGGttgtaaaaagaaaaattatgtgtgtgtgtgtgtatagtaTTGGGTTTGTGCTATTCGATGGACGTTGTAAAATCTTAACTTGCATGTAATAATGACATCTTTATCAGGAAAATCCTAGGTTTCTGTTCTCTTTTGATGAGTATGCATGGTGGTGCAATAAAAACAAACAGCTGTCTAGGATGTGATTTCTTCTTCTGTAGATTATTAGTTTAGCGAGCTTCTTTAGGAGATGTGTGAATGTTATGAGTATTTGCTTTTTTTTGCTGATGCTTATGGTTATTTTCGTATTGTGCATATATCACAAATAATATTTGGGCCTGATAGGTGGGTACGGTATATCTGATGGCCTAACTTGTATAAAGTTCAGTTTATCTGATGCCTAATTTCTTTGCTCTCAGTAAAGCAGAGTTAAATCAGCAGATATGAATCCAGGGGGTTATACAGCAGAAGTTACAGGTCTTTCCCCTAATACTACTGAAAAGGATGTTCATGATTTCTTTGGTTTCTGTGGGGCAATTGAACATGTTGAGATTGTCAGGTGTGTTTAATATCTGGGAGTGCATTTACAATTTTATCACTCATACTCTATATTTCCGTGTCGATGGTTTAGGATGAAAAGAAACGAATTGGAAGGGAAATTATGAGTAGAGCTATATATTTTAACTCACAAATTTATCttgctttgtttttcttttgtttcaatTTCTTCAAATTCCTCAAAGTTCAAACCGACCCCTTAATTGTATTGTACGTACAATGTAAGATCATCTTTTGTCATCTTTTCTAATACACAGCTT from Nicotiana tabacum cultivar K326 chromosome 24, ASM71507v2, whole genome shotgun sequence includes:
- the LOC107774709 gene encoding phosphatidylinositol N-acetylglucosaminyltransferase subunit A isoform X1; translated protein: MGEPGKHRILMVSDFFYPNFGGVENHIYYLSQCLIKEGHKVVVMTHAYQNRSGVRYMTNGLKVYYVPWKPFLMQNTLPTFFGTLPITRTILIREKISLVHGHQAFSTLCHEALMHARTMGYKVVFTDHSLYGFADVGSIHMNKVLQFTLADVTQAICVSHTSKENTVLRSGLPPEKVYVIPNAVDTAMFKPAPERLNRDEIVIVVLSRLVYRKGADLLVEVIPEVCRLHPNVRFIVGGDGPKRVRLEEMREKHSLQDRVDMLGAVPHAKVRSVLITGHIFLNSSLTEAFCIAILEAASCGLLTVSTRVGGVPEVLPDDMVVLAAPDPTTMVHAITRAIHMLPQIDPQDMHNRMKKLYSWPDVARRTEIVYNRALKCSNPPLLDRLSRYLTCGTWAGKIFCIVMIVDFLLWRLLQLWQPDKDVEAVPDIQLQNSQHEETPFGSSMEESL
- the LOC107774709 gene encoding phosphatidylinositol N-acetylglucosaminyltransferase subunit A isoform X2 — protein: MGEPGKHRILMVSDFFYPNFGGVENHIYYLSQCLIKEGHKVVVMTHAYQNRSGVRYMTNGLKVYYVPWKPFLMQNTLPTFFGTLPITRTILIREKISLVHGHQAFSTLCHEALMHARTMGYKVVFTDHSLYGFADVGSIHMNKVLQFTLADVTQAICVSHTSKENTVLRSGLPPEKVYVIPNAVDTAMFKPAPERLNRDEIVIVVLSRLVYRKGADLLVEVIPEVCRLHPNVRFIVGGDGPKRVRLEEMREKHSLQDRVDMLGAVPHAKVRSVLITGHIFLNSSLTEAFCIAILEAASCGLLTVSTRVGGVPEVLPDDMVVLAAPDPTTMVHAITRAIHMLPQIDPQDMHNRMKKLYSWPDVARRTEIVYNRALKCSNPPLLDRLSRENILHSYDSRFFALASLATMAA